The segment GGTGCGCAACGCCGAGAACGGCGTGTTCTTTCGAAATGAGTCGGCGGCGATGTCGCCGCATCGCAATCGCCTGGAAGGGAATGTGATCGAGGATAACGGTCGAGAGCCGGGGACGGCGGGGATTCGGGTTCGGGGTGAGCCGTCGGGCTTGATCTTCGAGCAGAATCTGATTCGAGACACGAGGCCCGACGCGGAGCGGACCCAGACGGTGGGAATCCTGGTTGAACCGCAAGTGGGGCCGATTCAGGTGGGAGCCAACCGGATCGAAGCGGCCACGACGATTGATGACCGTCGGGATTCACTTGAAGGGACGCCGGACCCCTCGGTGCCGTGATCGTCACAGATCAAAGCGAGGGCGAGAGGGTTGGATGATCGGGAAAAGCCAATAGGTCAACATATGAAAAATTCTCAAGATATTCCGTTTGAAGACGTTGCGCAATGGCGTGATCGTGTCCGAACGGGTGTGAACCGGGATCGGCTGCTGGCGATTGCGGAACGCTTGATCTCGGTTCCAAGCCCCACGGGAGCGGCCGGGGCTGCGGCTGACGTGCTGGCCGATTTTCTGGTGGAGGAAGGGTTTGCAGTCGATCGGCCCGAGGCCGGACATCCGGCGTCTCCTGCGGTGGTCGCCCGGCTGCAAGGGGAACGGCCAGGGAAAACGCTCCAGTTCGACGGGCACCTGGATACGGTGCATCTTCCCTTTGTGCCGTTTGCTGTGGATGGGGATCAGATCCGCGGCAGCGGAGCGTCGGACATGAAGGGAGGGCTGGCGGCGGCGGTGGAGGGGATGCTGGCCGCTCGGGATGCAGGAGTGCTGGAGGCGGGATCGATCCTGCTGACCGCGCACGATTTGCACGAGGCACCCTGGGGATTCGGTCAGCAGTTTGACCGGATGCTCGTGGAGGGGATCGTGGGCGATGCGGTCTTGATTCCGGAGCCGCTGTGTGGGCATTTGCCGGTGGCGGGTCGGGGTCAGGCGTGCTGGAAAATCACGATCCGACGCGCAGGATCGCCTGTTCATGAGGTGATGCGCGACCCCGAGGCCCCAAGGGTGATACCGGTCGGTGCGGAGCTGGTACAGCGGCTTCATGAACTGGACCACCGCCTGGCTGGCCAGGTAGATGCCGTTGCCGGACGGTCGAGCGTGTTCGTGGGGCAAGTTCACGCGGGAGAAATTTATAATCAAGATCCAACGATCTGCTGGTTGGAAGGAACCCGGCGCTGGGTTCCTGGATACGATCGACACGAAGTCGAGGCCGAGTTCCGCGGGATGCTGGCAGCACTGGCCGCGGAAACCGGAACCGAGATTGAAGCGGAGTTTCAGCTCGTTCGTGATGCGTTCGCCCTCGATGTCAATTCCACGCTTGTGAGTGCGTTTCAGGCGGCTCGGACCGCGATGGACGGGGAGCCCTTGCTGACGGGGCCGAAAGCGTTTGTGGACGACGGGAATAGCGTGTCTGCGCTGACCGGCGTGCCGAGCATTACGCATGGCCCTCTGGCAGGGGGGCAACATACGGTCGAGGAGTGGGCATCGATCGACGACCTGATCCGCGTGGCCAACCTTTACGCCCTGACCGCGGCTTTGTTCTGTCCCCGAGGATGACGACCGATGGCGACCGTGTCTCACACCATGCCCGACCTGATCAGCGAGGCGCAGGCGTTCGAGGAACGCTTTCTGCGCCAGATCTTCGTGCGAGACCAGATGGCGGAGTGGTCGAAGCATCCGTTGATCATGGCTCGGGCCGAGGATGTTTCGTACTGGGACGTGAACGGGAAGCATTATCTGGATGCCCTGTCGGGAATCTACGTGGCCTCGATCGGTCACAATAACCGGAGGGTGATCGACGCGATCAAGGAGCAGTTCGATCGCTTGACCTTCTCTCCAGCGATGCACGGAACGAACCCGGTGGCCGTGCAATTGGCGAACCTGCTGGCTGAGTTGGCCCCCGGCGACCTGGGAGCGGTGAAGTTTCAGTGCGGTGGTTCGGAGGTAACGGAGGCGGCCATCAAGCTGGCACGGCAGTACCATCGTCTGACCGGATCGCCAGGAAAGTACAAGATCATCAGTCGGTATCAGTCGTGGCACGGATCGACGCTTGGATCACTGTCGGCCTCGGGCCTGAAGGCGCGGAAGACGGTCAACGAACCGATGGCGCCGGGCTTCCTGCACGTATTCCCGCCGACCTGCTACCGATGCCCGTTCGGCAAGACGTATCCGAGCTGCGAACTGACCTGTGCGACGATCATCGAACAGGTGATCGCGATGGAAGATCCGGACACGGTTGCGGCGATCATGGTCGAGCCGATCGGCCACACGGGAGGGGTGATCGACCCTCCCGAGGAATACTTGCCGATGCTGCGGGAGATTTGCGATCGAAACAACATTCTCCTAATCTTTGACGAAATTATTACCGGATTCGGCCGGACGGGGCACCTGTTCGCGGCGGAGACGTTCGGCGTGGTGCCCGACGTGCTGTGTGTGGCCAAGGGGATGAGCGGTGGTTATGCGCCGTTGTCGGCGATGATCTGTCGGAGACCGATTGCCGATGCCTTCTGGGGGCCGATTGAGTCGAACCCCGGATTTGTCGAAGGGCACACGTTTGAGGGGAACCCGATCTCGTGCGCGGCGGGAATTGCTGTGATTCGAGAGATGATCGAGCGCGACCTTTGCGGCAATGCGAGGGAGCAGGGGGCTCGGCTCCGCGCTGGGTTTGAGCGGTTGGCGGAGCGTCACGGAATCATTGGTGACATCCGGGGGAAAGGCCTGTTTCAGGCGATCGAGTTCGTCAGAGATCCGGCAACGAAGGAGCCAATGCCCGACGCCTTCGGAGTGCGGGTCGGTCGGAGGGCGCTGGAGAACGGGTTGTTGTGTCGGTTCGACCCGAACTGGATCGCGTTCGGTCCACCGTTGATCGTCACTGCGGAACAGATTGATGCGATGGTGGCGATCCTGGATCGGAGCCTCGGCGAGGTGCTGGCCGAGGCCGGAGCGTGACGGATTTCAAAAGGCCGAGGCCTTGTCGAGCGACAAGGCCCCGGTCGGCGGGTGTCGGGATCATCAGGCAAGGATCTCGTGGATTGGCTTGCCGTGGTCGATATCGAGCCGCTTGAAGCCGGGGACCTCGAGCTTTCGGGAGTCGAGGCCGAGCTGGTGCAGGACGGTGGCGTGAATGTCGGTGACGTAGTGGCGGTTCTCGACGGCGTGGAATCCGAGTTCGTCGGTCGCGCCATGAACGACGCCGCCCTTGACACCGCCGCCGGCCATCCAGGCAGAGAAGCCGAAGGGGTGGTGGTCGCGGCCGTCGCCGTTCTGGGAGCCGGGGGTACGGCCGAACTCGGTCGCCCAGACGACGAGGGTGTCGTCGAGCAGGCCACGACGCTTGAGATCCTTTAACAAGCCACCGATCGGTTGATCGACCTGTTTGCAGAGTTTGGAGTGACCGGGTTTGAGGCTGGAGTGGGCGTCCCAGGCCCCCGCGCCGCCGTTGGAGCCGTGGAAGATCTGGACGAATCGGACGCCGCGCTCGACGAGCCGGCGGGCGGTGAGGCACTGCTGGCCGAATTCGCGGGTTTCAGCGCGGTCGAGACCGTAAAGTGCCTGCGTTTCGGCGGTCTCGGAAGCGAAGTCGACCACCTCGGGAACCGACATTTGCATGCGGAAGGCCAGTTCATACGATTTGATGCGAGCGCGAAGCTGGGCGTCGTCGGGGTACTGAACGGCAGAGATCCGGTTGAGGCGGTCGATGAGACTGAAGGAGTCGGCCTGTTCCTCACGGTAGACGTCGGGGCCGGGGGCGGCGAAGGGGAGAGGGTTCTTCGGGTTGATTTCAAGCTGAACGCCGTCGTGCTCGGGGCCAAGGTAGCTGGCACCGTGGCCGTTCATGCCGCCGCAGCAGTCGGCGATGGGAGTGCCGAGGACGACGAACTGAGGGAGTTCCTCATTGAGCGAGCCAAGGCCGTAGTGGACCCACGAACCGATGGTCGGGAAGG is part of the Tautonia marina genome and harbors:
- a CDS encoding M20 family metallopeptidase; this encodes MKNSQDIPFEDVAQWRDRVRTGVNRDRLLAIAERLISVPSPTGAAGAAADVLADFLVEEGFAVDRPEAGHPASPAVVARLQGERPGKTLQFDGHLDTVHLPFVPFAVDGDQIRGSGASDMKGGLAAAVEGMLAARDAGVLEAGSILLTAHDLHEAPWGFGQQFDRMLVEGIVGDAVLIPEPLCGHLPVAGRGQACWKITIRRAGSPVHEVMRDPEAPRVIPVGAELVQRLHELDHRLAGQVDAVAGRSSVFVGQVHAGEIYNQDPTICWLEGTRRWVPGYDRHEVEAEFRGMLAALAAETGTEIEAEFQLVRDAFALDVNSTLVSAFQAARTAMDGEPLLTGPKAFVDDGNSVSALTGVPSITHGPLAGGQHTVEEWASIDDLIRVANLYALTAALFCPRG
- a CDS encoding aminotransferase family protein; its protein translation is MATVSHTMPDLISEAQAFEERFLRQIFVRDQMAEWSKHPLIMARAEDVSYWDVNGKHYLDALSGIYVASIGHNNRRVIDAIKEQFDRLTFSPAMHGTNPVAVQLANLLAELAPGDLGAVKFQCGGSEVTEAAIKLARQYHRLTGSPGKYKIISRYQSWHGSTLGSLSASGLKARKTVNEPMAPGFLHVFPPTCYRCPFGKTYPSCELTCATIIEQVIAMEDPDTVAAIMVEPIGHTGGVIDPPEEYLPMLREICDRNNILLIFDEIITGFGRTGHLFAAETFGVVPDVLCVAKGMSGGYAPLSAMICRRPIADAFWGPIESNPGFVEGHTFEGNPISCAAGIAVIREMIERDLCGNAREQGARLRAGFERLAERHGIIGDIRGKGLFQAIEFVRDPATKEPMPDAFGVRVGRRALENGLLCRFDPNWIAFGPPLIVTAEQIDAMVAILDRSLGEVLAEAGA
- a CDS encoding DUF1501 domain-containing protein; this encodes MNPFAPQSSRRAFLADLGMGFTGLALGAMLYRDGIARADEFGSWAPPDGLPHFAPKAKRVIWLFMIGGTSHLESFDPKPALNRYAGKTINETPHQDVLESPYTENVRIAIQNDANGHIRHELYPLQVGYSKRGESGIEVSDWWPEVGECVDELAVIRSLWTTNDNHGAQLQFHTGRHSLEGPFPTIGSWVHYGLGSLNEELPQFVVLGTPIADCCGGMNGHGASYLGPEHDGVQLEINPKNPLPFAAPGPDVYREEQADSFSLIDRLNRISAVQYPDDAQLRARIKSYELAFRMQMSVPEVVDFASETAETQALYGLDRAETREFGQQCLTARRLVERGVRFVQIFHGSNGGAGAWDAHSSLKPGHSKLCKQVDQPIGGLLKDLKRRGLLDDTLVVWATEFGRTPGSQNGDGRDHHPFGFSAWMAGGGVKGGVVHGATDELGFHAVENRHYVTDIHATVLHQLGLDSRKLEVPGFKRLDIDHGKPIHEILA